TTATGAACCGTCGTTATGAATTTCGTTATAACACCGTGTTAGATGATCTGGAATACCGCCAGCGTGATTCCATCCACTTTTACTTTAAGCCCGTGGACAAACGTGTGCGCAACAGTATCTCTATCTGTGCCTTGAAAGAAGGCATCAATGCCTGGGATCGTGATGTAGACCGTTTTCTGAATTCGGAATATGTTCCTTTGCACAATCCTGTAGAAGAATATCTTTATGATGTCGGCCGTTGGGACGGGAAAGACCGTATCCGTGCATTGGCAGGATTGGTTCCTTGTACGAATCCGTACTGGCAGGAGTTGTTTTATCGTTGGTTTCTGAGCATGGTGGCGCATTGGAGAGGGGTGGATCGGCAGCATGGAAACAGTACGTCACCTTTGCTTGTCGGTCCGCAAGGGTATCGTAAGTCAACGTTTTGCCGGATTATTCTGCCGCCTGAGTTGCGTTTCGGCTATACGGACAGTATCGATTTCAAGAGTAAGCAGGAAGCGGAGCGTTATTTAGGACGTTTTTTTCTGATCAACATTGATGAGTTTGATCAGATCAATGTCAGCCAGCAGGGGTTTCTGAAGCATTTGTTGCAAAAGCCTGTTGCTAACTTGCGCAAGCCTCATGGCAATACTATTCGTGAAATGCGTCGTTATGCTTCCTTTATCGGCACCAGCAATCAGAAAGATTTGCTTGCCGATCCCAGTGGCAGCCGTCGTTTTATCTGTATTGAGGTGATAGCTCCTATCAAAACCAATGCTACCATCAATTACAAACAGCTTTATGCTCAGGCGATGGAAGCCATTTATAAGGGTGAGCGTTACTGGCTGGATGATGAGGATGAAAAGATTTTGAAGCAGACGAACCGTGAATTTGAGCAGGCGAGCCCGTTGGAACAGTTGTTCCATTGTTATCTCCGTCCGGCGGAAGAAGAGGAGGGAGGCGAATGGATGACGTCCATGCAGATTCTGAATTATTTGCAGACGAAGACACGGGACAGGTTGGCTATCAATAAGGTAGCTGTGTTCGGCCGTGCGCTTCAGAAGCTGAATATTCCCTGCCGGAAGTCCGGTAAGGGGACACTTTATCATTTGCTGAAAATAGAATAATTGGTAGTAACGTGAGGGCAAACGGTTGCTCTCACGCTGCTACCATTGGATCTCTAATCGCTGTAACTCCGATGAATAGGGGGATTGAGGCGAAAATGAGAGCGTGAGGGCAAAAGTGCTGTCATTTTATATGTGGTTGAATTACTTCTTCCATTCGTTGGAGTTCCCAGCCACGGAATTGCATCACAATGCAATGTAACTTTGTATTCTGTATCAATTGGCGAACTTTCGGTGCGGCTGCATATCCCTTTATCTGCTCAACGGCTTCTTCCCATTGGATTTCGGCTTTCGCATCGGAATCTTTTTCTGAAAGGTATTTTAGCTCTATGATGTAGCTATGATTCACTTCATAATGCAGTAGGTCCGGCATAAGGAACAGGTCACAGTAACCGTGATTCAGTTCCACTTCCGGGGCAGTCAGGTAATAAGCATTTACGCTCAGGTAGGCAGTAAAGAATCCTTGAATATTCCGTTCGCCTTCAATCGCACTACGTACTGAGGAGTTTTCCTTGTAGGCATGAGCGATGAACTCTAAAGATTTTTGCCAGTGACCGTCGAATGCCATGTCATCAAATAAATCTCTTAAGCCATTCAAGTCAATATGCCGTTTCTCTTGATATTCCTCTAACAGAAAATCGTAATACTGCTTGCGTACATTATTGTTGGGAATACCCAGTATCAGGCGGACTCCTCGTGTACCGGTAATGGTCAGCATGCCATAATAAAAGAGCAGGCTGGGAAAGATTTCCGGATTGGCTATTTCGCTGGCGGGGAAGGTTGTCACTAAGTTGGTGATGACTTCTCCTTCTTCGGTGATTTTGCGCAACACACCTTTACGATTTCCGTCGAGCTTGTCCAATCGGATCAGTTTTTTCATTTTATTGTAATCCGTGCGGGTATTAGGGTCAATCATTTGTTCGGGAGATTTCCCCAACGTTATGTAATGACGCAGATAATAAAGTACCATGTCGCAGTTGAACATCTTCGGATCACGTTCCAGACTTTCTTTGGCAAAGCAATAATTGTCATACCACGGTTTTATTTCCCGAATCAGTGCATCTATGTCTGTATCTGCCGGCAGTTGTCCGGCGTCTTTATAGTACTGAAACATGGTCCGCACATCTGTCTCACTGAATCCCAGCATCATATTGAATTGGAAATCGGTGCTGATGTTCCAGCCGATATTGAATCCGCTGGTGAGATCATCCAATGTAACGGGGCTGACACCTGTCATGAAGATGCGTTCGAACATTCCTTTAAACTTTTTGAAAATCTCCCGGTAGAATCCGCTGGCGTGAGTCAGGGCATGATAGATTTCATTACCTTGTTCGTTCAGAACCACGTTGGTGAAGTTGTCATATTCGTCAATAATCAGATAGAGATGGGAACCATTGTTGCGGGCTTTTCGATCCAGAAAATTCAGCTTATTGGTGGAACCTTCCAGTTGCTTCATTTCTAATGCAAATCCCGGATAATAGTATGGTTCATAAATGGATGCGAAGTCATCCAATCCACCGCAGCAATAATCGTCAAAGTTCTGTGCCAATGTACCGTCGATTCCGCCTATGCGTGAGAAATCAAGAAAAAGTATCTGAAAAGTTCCCTGTAGGGGAGTTGGCTGACTGCCTATCCACAAATTACCAAAGCGTTTCTGAAACTTTTCTTTTTGCGAAATATCATAATAGGTGCGAAGCATGCTCAGGAAGATACTTTTGCCGAAACGCCGGGGGCGGATAAAGAATAGACTGTTGGGCTGCTGTTCCAGCAGAGGCAGATACATGGTCTTATCTACATAATATTGATTCTGCTCTACCACTTCCACGAAATTGGAAACTCCATATGGGATTCTTTTCACATCTTCTATCATATTTCCTGTTATTTTAGTTCATTGCTCACGGAATAAGACAAAAGTAATCTATTCCGGCTGAAAGAACAAAGAAAAGGGGAGGAAAGTTGGAACTTAGTCTTTATTCACAGTCGCCTCAACCAGACTATCCATATCAAAATCAATATTATAATCCTTTTCTATTTTAATCCTTCTTATTTGATTGACCAATGAATGCGGTTTCACCCTTCGGGTCATCTCTATTTCCAGCAACCTTTCGGGAAAGCGTTTACGGATTTCATCTATATTTCTCATGAAAAGTGAATCTTTATTTTCGTAGAGAGAATTGGCAGCTTCTGCCAGAATAAAAGCTCCCAAGCTGTCGGGATATTGTTTTAGTACTGCTTGAAGGAAGACCTTGCTTTTTCCAAAACTTTCGTGAGCTTCAGCGTGCATATCTTTGGCAGCTTGAAGTAGTCCCAGTTGGAACAGATACTCACCGGTAATTGCGTTTTTCTCCATAGCAAGTGTTTGTATGTATAGGGCGGAGTCCAGTTCTCCCATTTCAGATAAAAGTTTGGCTTTCATGCCGTAATAGTCGGGATTTAAACTGTCGATTGCCAAAGCTTTGTCCAGAAAGCGGATGCATTTTCGGGTGGAGTCTACATCGCAAGAAGATTCCATTAATGTCATTGCTTGCCGGTAGAGGCTGTCTGCCTGAAGATTGATACAATGAGGAGTGATGTCTACTTTAGACTCTTGCTGGGAATGGCAACCTGTAGCTGCAATAATCATTGGCAAGATAGTTAATAAGAGGCTTAATTTCTTGGGTTTCATATTCATAATTCTTATCATCCAATTTTATAAAAAAGTAAGACTGGCGAAGAACTCGATAAGAAAATGTGTCTAATCTGATCTTATTTTGTTCTTCGTCAGTCTTTTCTTGTTTTACTTAAATGCCTAGCTGTTCTCTTGCCCAGGCTTCATCATGTCTTATTCTGTAAAGGTATATTTCGGACATATTCCACCATGCACTGCCTGCGACAGTATAATCCAATGGATCTTTGTCACGGCGAGCCGTAGGAGTAAATCGGATATAGTTGTAAGCTTGCTTTCCACTCACATTGTTTTTAGCTGTGGCATGGCCACCGTTTGTTGTCGGCAGATTGAATTCTTCATTACCCATACTTTCAAAGAACTCACCGTTCATACTTCCATATATTGTTGCGGCTTTTACGTCACCTCCGTTATTCACTCCGCTTTGACGTGCATCATATTCAAAACAAAGGTCCTTTAATGGTTTGTTCAGTTTGATCTGGACATAATGTGCTTCTGTTGTAACAGGAGCATTCCACTTGGTATGATAATAAGTATTCACCTTCCCGTCAATCAATGCCGGTAAACCGCCTCCGTCTCCGACATGATTAGCATTGTCGGAAAGCATATCGATAGTAAGAGTAACACGTTCCATTTCGGAAGCTTCGCCGGAAATGCCTGTTATTGTTACCGGACTATCTGTCTCCATACCAGTCGGACCATAGGTGTTGATAGTAAATGAGTATTCACCTGCACATTGGTAAGTATCATCTATGATATAGGATGTTGTCTTATAGTCATTTATTAAGATCTCTTTATTTTCTTTCGTGACTTTATCGTAATAGGTAATCTTTATCTTGTTGAAGTCTACATCTTCAGGTATCTCCCATTGCAGCTGAATACTTCCGGCTCCCGGAGTAGCAGTAGCATTGATCACATTTAAAGGAGGTGTCGCGATAAATCCGGCCTGTTTTACTGTGACTACGAACTGACTTGGTACTTTGTCGGTGCTATTGGTACTCTTGAAGGTTATCTTTCCTTCACGAGGTTGATTCTCAACTTCAGTGTTGGCTTTAATGATAAAGCTTTCGGAGACATCACGCAGTGCTCTTGAAGCGGGTAATGATACTGGAGTGATCCAGGATTGGGCGGATTCTTCGACTTCATAGGTATATGACACTTCACCGGCAGGAGAATTTACTTTGAAAGGAATAGTGATTGTTTCTCCCATTGCTTTCACTTCATAGATCTTCTTGTCTTCATCGATTTCGACTATATAACCTCTGGGTTGTTGCTTTATCAGGAAAGAAGCTGTATAGCTGTAATTCTGGGAAGACTGGAGGATAATCGTACAATAACGTACGTCAGTCTCGGTGCTTTTATCCAGCGTAAATTTCAGTTCCTGTTTGTTTACGTCTTCCGCTGCACGCGTCTTTGCATCAAATGTGGCAGGTTGCTCTGCCAGACGTATCCAGTTGCAAGTGTCTGGTATAATGATATTATCCAGATTCAGGTTGGTCGCTACAGGAATTGTCAATGTTTCTCTTTCTGCATCTATTATTTCTACATATCCTTCCTGTTGTAGCTTGTCACCTATAAGGATGGCCGGTTCTTTACCAAACTGCGAGACAGTGATGGAATAGCTTTGATGACCATAGGCTACAGTGATTTCTGCCCGGCGTTGTTTGTATATATTGTTTGCACTGGCAGATACGACTACTTTGCCCTCGTGTTGTACTACCTTGCACCATTCTGCATTGGACTGGGCACTCCATCTGTCGAGTGGTACATTGGTCTGCACTTCAATTTCATGTTCTCCTCCCAGAAGTGGGAAAGTGATAGGTGCCTGACTTTTATCAGGAACTACGAGCGTTTCTACTTTAAACTCGGTTTCGTAATCGGGCGAACAAGAGATAAGTCCGGAAGCAATTCCGAATATGCTTGCGAGCCCGATGATTAATATATTTTTTTTCATACTCATTTGATTTGATTACAAGTTATCTACTCTTGGGTTAAATTCATATCGTAGTTTGGCTTTCACTTCCCGGTAAGGGGCGGTGGATTCCAGGCGATATTTATAATGCAGACGGAACTCTTTGTAATAAGTGGCACGTCCGTCGGGAGTACGGATAGCGTTTAACAGGAATGTGTTGTCGTAATCATCGATTGGAGTAAGTTGTACTACATCGACCGGATCCACTTCCACATCATTAACTCTGTCATGCGCTCTGATGGTAAGTTCTCTGGCCTGAGGATTCTCCGGTTGCTGCTCGCCAATTTCCAGAATGATACTCTTAGATACAATTCTGCTTCTTGCTGTCTTATAATCGCCAAGATCTTCATCACCTGCCATCATGCGTACCGAATTGGCACCGATCGGGAATACTTGATTGGCATTTGTCGGTCTACGGACTTCGGGACTACCACTGGGGTTAGGAATTACAATCGTACTGCTTGTATAATTGTAGTAGGTAGAAGTCTTTGTCGTTGCGTAATAGTTTTCTTTATAGATACGCAATAATACATGACTTTTATCCGGATTATAATTAGGTGTTTTTTCCGGATCTATCTTGTAATCCAGAAAATAAATGGAATCCGGTGAAATCCTTTCCAGATTTTTCAGATAGATCGGAAACATTACTTTGGAAGTGCCTGCCTGAATATCCAGTTCCTTATTGGGAAAATCATAGCATTCATCGGGAAGCAGTTTGGCAAATTTTTCTTTTTCTATATCAAAGTTGGATTTGTTGTATGCTTTCAGCAAAGAGTCCGATTCCAGAAGAGCTACATGGTGTGTGTTAGGGCTTATTTGTGAGCCGCTAACCGTGGCAACCAGATAGATCGTATCTTTTTCTTGTCCTACATTAGCCACCTGCCGGTCGTAGATCAGACTCGAATTACTGAGTAAGCCTACTTCGTTCCGGTATTGTTCCTGGTCGAAATCGTATTCATTGCAAGCACTCAATACACCTATAAGGGTGCAGAGCATTATATTAAATTTCTTTTTCATATTCAGTCTGTTATTCATGTTTTGATATTATCTGTCCCATCCGAAATTCTGGTCGGCATTGGGAACCTTCAGCAATTCATCATGGCGGATCGGTAAGAATACCATTTTAGGCAGTGCAATGCGGTCTCGCACATTTTGTGTATTGATCGTCACAATATTCCAGAATCCTTCATTACCGTTGGCATTTGTACGGTCTTTTGTCACATCCAGTCCCCGCCAGTTGGAGCTGTTGGCATCTTCGTCCAGATAGGTTCCCCATCTGCGCGTATCGAAATATCGGTATCCTTCGTTAAAGAGCTCTACCTGACGTTCATTGCGGATGATTTTTTCAAAATTGTCTGCTTCTGCCATGTCGTTGGCATCTACTCCCGGCAAGCCGACGCGATAACGTATCATGTTGAAATATTTAGCCATTTCTGCCGGATCACGGCTAACGGTTTCCTCAATAAGTGTACCTGTATTGTCGGATACTTCTACGGTCACTGTACCTTCTACACGGTTCAATGCTTCTACATATTCCAGTAGCACTTCACCATAACGAATGATAGGGAACGGTTTAGGGCTGGTGACGAATGCGCCTTTTACACTCCCTTTGCCGTTAGCCCATGAGTCGTCCGGATGAATGTATTTGACGGGAACATAACCGCTGACACTGTAGTCGTTTACGTTATTTCCGGCACCGGCAATTCCGGCATTGGTATCATCGTGAGAATACCAGAATTGCTGATTGACGTAGGAGGCGTCGGTAGAAGCTGAAC
This sequence is a window from Bacteroides thetaiotaomicron VPI-5482. Protein-coding genes within it:
- a CDS encoding BT4734/BF3469 family protein, yielding MKITLIRQDSGSGKEALSICEAGTLFNKMKTETKSGHITALRNLIPMLEGTYSQYEHIDKLPYIYSAVECTRTKEGERKMKQYNGLVQLEVNRLAGPSEMEYVKRQAALLPQTFAAFCGSSGRSVKIWVRFALPDDRGLPEKEAEAELFHAHAYWLAVKCYQPMLPYDINLQAPVLTQKCRMTLDESPYYNPDAVPFCLEQPLAMPGEETFRQRKQGEKNLLLRLKPGYESAKTFTKIYEAALNRAFQEMEDWKRGDDLQPLLVHLAEHCFKAGIPEEEAVRQTLIHYYREEDERIIRSTIHNLYQECKGFGKKNSIGREQETAFLLEEFMNRRYEFRYNTVLDDLEYRQRDSIHFYFKPVDKRVRNSISICALKEGINAWDRDVDRFLNSEYVPLHNPVEEYLYDVGRWDGKDRIRALAGLVPCTNPYWQELFYRWFLSMVAHWRGVDRQHGNSTSPLLVGPQGYRKSTFCRIILPPELRFGYTDSIDFKSKQEAERYLGRFFLINIDEFDQINVSQQGFLKHLLQKPVANLRKPHGNTIREMRRYASFIGTSNQKDLLADPSGSRRFICIEVIAPIKTNATINYKQLYAQAMEAIYKGERYWLDDEDEKILKQTNREFEQASPLEQLFHCYLRPAEEEEGGEWMTSMQILNYLQTKTRDRLAINKVAVFGRALQKLNIPCRKSGKGTLYHLLKIE
- a CDS encoding ATP-binding protein, with product MIEDVKRIPYGVSNFVEVVEQNQYYVDKTMYLPLLEQQPNSLFFIRPRRFGKSIFLSMLRTYYDISQKEKFQKRFGNLWIGSQPTPLQGTFQILFLDFSRIGGIDGTLAQNFDDYCCGGLDDFASIYEPYYYPGFALEMKQLEGSTNKLNFLDRKARNNGSHLYLIIDEYDNFTNVVLNEQGNEIYHALTHASGFYREIFKKFKGMFERIFMTGVSPVTLDDLTSGFNIGWNISTDFQFNMMLGFSETDVRTMFQYYKDAGQLPADTDIDALIREIKPWYDNYCFAKESLERDPKMFNCDMVLYYLRHYITLGKSPEQMIDPNTRTDYNKMKKLIRLDKLDGNRKGVLRKITEEGEVITNLVTTFPASEIANPEIFPSLLFYYGMLTITGTRGVRLILGIPNNNVRKQYYDFLLEEYQEKRHIDLNGLRDLFDDMAFDGHWQKSLEFIAHAYKENSSVRSAIEGERNIQGFFTAYLSVNAYYLTAPEVELNHGYCDLFLMPDLLHYEVNHSYIIELKYLSEKDSDAKAEIQWEEAVEQIKGYAAAPKVRQLIQNTKLHCIVMQFRGWELQRMEEVIQPHIK
- a CDS encoding tetratricopeptide repeat protein → MKPKKLSLLLTILPMIIAATGCHSQQESKVDITPHCINLQADSLYRQAMTLMESSCDVDSTRKCIRFLDKALAIDSLNPDYYGMKAKLLSEMGELDSALYIQTLAMEKNAITGEYLFQLGLLQAAKDMHAEAHESFGKSKVFLQAVLKQYPDSLGAFILAEAANSLYENKDSLFMRNIDEIRKRFPERLLEIEMTRRVKPHSLVNQIRRIKIEKDYNIDFDMDSLVEATVNKD
- a CDS encoding BACON domain-containing protein → MSMKKNILIIGLASIFGIASGLISCSPDYETEFKVETLVVPDKSQAPITFPLLGGEHEIEVQTNVPLDRWSAQSNAEWCKVVQHEGKVVVSASANNIYKQRRAEITVAYGHQSYSITVSQFGKEPAILIGDKLQQEGYVEIIDAERETLTIPVATNLNLDNIIIPDTCNWIRLAEQPATFDAKTRAAEDVNKQELKFTLDKSTETDVRYCTIILQSSQNYSYTASFLIKQQPRGYIVEIDEDKKIYEVKAMGETITIPFKVNSPAGEVSYTYEVEESAQSWITPVSLPASRALRDVSESFIIKANTEVENQPREGKITFKSTNSTDKVPSQFVVTVKQAGFIATPPLNVINATATPGAGSIQLQWEIPEDVDFNKIKITYYDKVTKENKEILINDYKTTSYIIDDTYQCAGEYSFTINTYGPTGMETDSPVTITGISGEASEMERVTLTIDMLSDNANHVGDGGGLPALIDGKVNTYYHTKWNAPVTTEAHYVQIKLNKPLKDLCFEYDARQSGVNNGGDVKAATIYGSMNGEFFESMGNEEFNLPTTNGGHATAKNNVSGKQAYNYIRFTPTARRDKDPLDYTVAGSAWWNMSEIYLYRIRHDEAWAREQLGI
- a CDS encoding BT_3044 domain-containing protein, which encodes MKKKFNIMLCTLIGVLSACNEYDFDQEQYRNEVGLLSNSSLIYDRQVANVGQEKDTIYLVATVSGSQISPNTHHVALLESDSLLKAYNKSNFDIEKEKFAKLLPDECYDFPNKELDIQAGTSKVMFPIYLKNLERISPDSIYFLDYKIDPEKTPNYNPDKSHVLLRIYKENYYATTKTSTYYNYTSSTIVIPNPSGSPEVRRPTNANQVFPIGANSVRMMAGDEDLGDYKTARSRIVSKSIILEIGEQQPENPQARELTIRAHDRVNDVEVDPVDVVQLTPIDDYDNTFLLNAIRTPDGRATYYKEFRLHYKYRLESTAPYREVKAKLRYEFNPRVDNL